The genomic DNA CGGCGAGCCGCAGGTCATCCTGCCGTGCTACGGCGACCGGATCTTCGGCATGACCGGCGACGACGAGATGGCGTTCACCTTCCCCTTCGACCGCGCCGAAGAGGTCGTCGAGGGATTGGAGAAAACCCACGCCGGCGGCGTCCGGTACCCCGTCCCCATCTACCTGCGCTTCCAGGCCGACTTCC from Deltaproteobacteria bacterium includes the following:
- a CDS encoding DUF169 domain-containing protein, which encodes GEPQVILPCYGDRIFGMTGDDEMAFTFPFDRAEEVVEGLEKTHAGGVRYPVPIYLRFQADFPKSYQELEKIWAESKKS